A region from the Aegilops tauschii subsp. strangulata cultivar AL8/78 chromosome 5, Aet v6.0, whole genome shotgun sequence genome encodes:
- the LOC109770665 gene encoding ocs element-binding factor 1, which produces MSSSSLSPGGGRLSGSDGDSGATFSAGDNRREKRRLSNRESARRSRLRKQQHLDELVQEVARLKAENARVLARANDITGQFVRVDQENTVLRARAAELGDRLRSVNQVLRVVEEFSGVAMDIQEECPPDDPLLRPWQIPYPATAMPIAATATHMLQY; this is translated from the coding sequence atgtcgtcgtcgtcgctgtcgccgGGAGGTGGGAGGCTGTCGGGCTCGGACGGCGACTCGGGGGCGACGTTCTCGGCCGGGGACAACCGGCGGGAGAAGAGGCGGCTGTCGAACCGGGAGTCGGCGCGGCGGTCGCGGCTGCGGAAGCAGCAGCACCTGGACGAGCTGGTGCAGGAGGTGGCGCGGCTCAAGGCCGAGAACGCGCGCGTGCTGGCGCGCGCCAACGACATCACCGGGCAGTTCGTGCGCGTGGACCAGGAGAACACCGTGCTCCGGGCGCGCGCCGCCGAGCTCGGCGACCGGCTGCGCTCCGTCAACCAGGTGCTCCGCGTCGTCGAGGAGTTCAGCGGCGTCGCCATGGACATCCAGGAGGAGTGCCCGCCCGACGACCCCCTGCTCCGGCCGTGGCAGATCCCGTACCCTGCCACCGCCATGCCCATCGCCGCCACCGCCACGCACATGCTCCAGTACTGA
- the LOC141023315 gene encoding cytochrome c oxidase subunit 5C — protein sequence MAGGRVAHATLKGPSVVKEIFIGLTLGLVAGGMWKMHHWNEQRKTRSFYDMLEKGQISVVVEE from the coding sequence ATGGCAGGCGGCAGAGTTGCACATGCGACCCTCAAGGGGCCGAGCGTGGTGAAGGAGATCTTCATTGGACTCACCCTTGGGCTGGTTGCTGGTGGTATGTGGAAGATGCATCACTGGAACGAGCAGAGGAAGACCCGATCCTTCTATGACATGCTCGAGAAGGGGCAGATCAGCGTCGTTGTCGAGGAGTAG